From Pieris rapae chromosome 3, ilPieRapa1.1, whole genome shotgun sequence, a single genomic window includes:
- the LOC111002652 gene encoding uncharacterized protein LOC111002652 isoform X7, protein MRLLIVFTVAALACAQVFAAPQIHNNYNDPSQVHVVDNHYNDPSQVHVVDNNYNDPSQVHVVDNNYNDPSQVHIVDNYYNDPTQVHVVDNNPHVVEDSAFYRPTQNVVEDPGFYRPTQNGNSHIVEDSAFYRPTYGGNQHGPIDPGFYRPGNQNNYEPISNGPAFVEDGRKHYDNPNLRSGK, encoded by the exons atgagattg CTAATTGTTTTCACTGTAGCGGCATTGGCCTGCGCTCAAG TTTTCGCAGCGCCTCAAA ttcataataattacaatgatCCATCCCAAG ttcATGTAGTTGACAATCATTACAATGATCCATCCCAAG tacaTGTAGTTGACAATAATTACAATGATCCGTCTCAAG ttcATGTCGTCGACAATAATTACAATGATCCGTCTCAGG TTCATATCGTCGacaattattacaatgatCCAACTCAGG TTCATGTTGTGGACAATAATCCTCACG TTGTAGAAGACTCTGCTTTCTACCGGCCGACGCAAAATG ttGTTGAAGACCCAGGCTTCTACAGGCCCACACAGAATG GTAACAGCCACA tTGTCGAAGACTCGGCTTTTTACAGACCCACCTATGGAG GTAACCAGCACGGGC ctATCGATCCTGGATTCTACCGGCCCGGAAACCAAA ATAACTATGAACCCATCA GCAACGGCCCTGCCTTTGTTGAAGATGGAAGAAAACACT ATGACAACCCCAACCTACGCAGTGGAAAATGA
- the LOC111002652 gene encoding uncharacterized protein LOC111002652 isoform X4, producing the protein MRLLIVFTVAALACAQVFAAPQIHNNYNDPSQVHVVDNNYNDPSQVHVVDNNYNDPSQVHIVDNYYNDPTQVHVVDNNPHEILFPGQYRPRSVVEDSAFYRPTQNGNGDRIVEDPGFYRPTQNGNSHIVEDSAFYRPTYGGNQHGPIDPGFYRPGNQNNYEPISNGPAFVEDGRKHYDNPNLRSGK; encoded by the exons atgagattg CTAATTGTTTTCACTGTAGCGGCATTGGCCTGCGCTCAAG TTTTCGCAGCGCCTCAAA ttcataataattacaatgatCCATCCCAAG tacaTGTAGTTGACAATAATTACAATGATCCGTCTCAAG ttcATGTCGTCGACAATAATTACAATGATCCGTCTCAGG TTCATATCGTCGacaattattacaatgatCCAACTCAGG TTCATGTTGTGGACAATAATCCTCACG aaatactttTTCCAGGCCAATATAGGCCACGATCag TTGTAGAAGACTCTGCTTTCTACCGGCCGACGCAAAATG GTAACGGCGATCGCA ttGTTGAAGACCCAGGCTTCTACAGGCCCACACAGAATG GTAACAGCCACA tTGTCGAAGACTCGGCTTTTTACAGACCCACCTATGGAG GTAACCAGCACGGGC ctATCGATCCTGGATTCTACCGGCCCGGAAACCAAA ATAACTATGAACCCATCA GCAACGGCCCTGCCTTTGTTGAAGATGGAAGAAAACACT ATGACAACCCCAACCTACGCAGTGGAAAATGA
- the LOC111002632 gene encoding ufm1-specific protease 1, with product MSTHLTLNVHIEESPVFTKNCYLINGDYEYYHYLCDGFDDRGWGCGYRTLQTICSWMNHNIEKKCPVPSVREIQTILVDLEDKPISFLNSRQWIGSFEVCLVIDRLYDIPCKIIHVNKKESLESIVEVLKDHFIRFGSPVMMGGDVDCSSKGIMGIHVNGAESSLLIVDPHYVGKEQTNNYLQSKGWVKWQPLKDFLLSSFYNLCLPQIKAKCLM from the exons atgtcaacACATTTGACATTAAACGTCCATATAGAGGAATCGCCAGTGTTTACTAAAAATTGTTATCTAATAAATGGAGACTATGAATATTATCACTATTTATGCGACGGATTTGATGATAGG GGATGGGGTTGCGGTTATCGAACATTGCAAACAATATGTTCGTGGATGAATCACAATATTGAGAAAAAATGCCCTGTACCATCAGTACGAGAGATACAGACAATCTTAGTTGATTTAGAAGACAAACCAATATCATTTTTGAATTCTAGACAATGGATTGGCAGTTTTGAG GTATGTCTAGTTATAGACAGACTATATGACATCCCATGCAAAATAATTCAtgtgaataaaaaagaaagtttaGAAAGTATAGTGGAGGTTCTTAAAGATCATTTTATTCGCTTTGGTTCACCAGTGATGATGGGTGGTGATGTGGATTGTTCCTCTAAAGGCATTATGGGGATTCATGTAAATGGTGCTGAATCCAGCTTGTTAATTGTA GATCCACATTATGTTGGTAAAGAGCAGACAAACAATTACTTGCAGAGTAAAGGATGGGTGAAATGGCAACCACTTAAAGATTTCTTGTTATCATCTTTCTACAATTTATGTTTACCTCAAATAAAAGCTAAATGTCTaatgtaa
- the LOC111002652 gene encoding uncharacterized protein LOC111002652 isoform X1 — protein sequence MRLLIVFTVAALACAQVFAAPQIHNNYNDPSQVHVVDNHYNDPSQVHVVDNNYNDPSQVHVVDNNYNDPSQVHIVDNYYNDPTQVHVVDNNPHEILFPGQYRPRSVVEDSAFYRPTQNGNGDRIVEDPGFYRPTQNGNSHIVEDSAFYRPTYGGNQHGPIDPGFYRPGNQNNYEPISNGPAFVEDGRKHYDNPNLRSGK from the exons atgagattg CTAATTGTTTTCACTGTAGCGGCATTGGCCTGCGCTCAAG TTTTCGCAGCGCCTCAAA ttcataataattacaatgatCCATCCCAAG ttcATGTAGTTGACAATCATTACAATGATCCATCCCAAG tacaTGTAGTTGACAATAATTACAATGATCCGTCTCAAG ttcATGTCGTCGACAATAATTACAATGATCCGTCTCAGG TTCATATCGTCGacaattattacaatgatCCAACTCAGG TTCATGTTGTGGACAATAATCCTCACG aaatactttTTCCAGGCCAATATAGGCCACGATCag TTGTAGAAGACTCTGCTTTCTACCGGCCGACGCAAAATG GTAACGGCGATCGCA ttGTTGAAGACCCAGGCTTCTACAGGCCCACACAGAATG GTAACAGCCACA tTGTCGAAGACTCGGCTTTTTACAGACCCACCTATGGAG GTAACCAGCACGGGC ctATCGATCCTGGATTCTACCGGCCCGGAAACCAAA ATAACTATGAACCCATCA GCAACGGCCCTGCCTTTGTTGAAGATGGAAGAAAACACT ATGACAACCCCAACCTACGCAGTGGAAAATGA
- the LOC111002652 gene encoding uncharacterized protein LOC111002652 isoform X10 has translation MRLLIVFTVAALACAQVFAAPQIHNNYNDPSQVHVVDNNYNDPSQVHIVDNYYNDPTQVHVVDNNPHEILFPGQYRPRSVVEDSAFYRPTQNGNGDRIVEDPGFYRPTQNGNSHIVEDSAFYRPTYGGNQHGPIDPGFYRPGNQNNYEPISNGPAFVEDGRKHYDNPNLRSGK, from the exons atgagattg CTAATTGTTTTCACTGTAGCGGCATTGGCCTGCGCTCAAG TTTTCGCAGCGCCTCAAA ttcataataattacaatgatCCATCCCAAG tacaTGTAGTTGACAATAATTACAATGATCCGTCTCAAG TTCATATCGTCGacaattattacaatgatCCAACTCAGG TTCATGTTGTGGACAATAATCCTCACG aaatactttTTCCAGGCCAATATAGGCCACGATCag TTGTAGAAGACTCTGCTTTCTACCGGCCGACGCAAAATG GTAACGGCGATCGCA ttGTTGAAGACCCAGGCTTCTACAGGCCCACACAGAATG GTAACAGCCACA tTGTCGAAGACTCGGCTTTTTACAGACCCACCTATGGAG GTAACCAGCACGGGC ctATCGATCCTGGATTCTACCGGCCCGGAAACCAAA ATAACTATGAACCCATCA GCAACGGCCCTGCCTTTGTTGAAGATGGAAGAAAACACT ATGACAACCCCAACCTACGCAGTGGAAAATGA
- the LOC111002652 gene encoding uncharacterized protein LOC111002652 isoform X5 — MRLLIVFTVAALACAQVFAAPQIHNNYNDPSQVHVVDNHYNDPSQVHVVDNNYNDPSQVHIVDNYYNDPTQVHVVDNNPHEILFPGQYRPRSVVEDSAFYRPTQNGNGDRIVEDPGFYRPTQNGNSHIVEDSAFYRPTYGGNQHGPIDPGFYRPGNQNNYEPISNGPAFVEDGRKHYDNPNLRSGK; from the exons atgagattg CTAATTGTTTTCACTGTAGCGGCATTGGCCTGCGCTCAAG TTTTCGCAGCGCCTCAAA ttcataataattacaatgatCCATCCCAAG ttcATGTAGTTGACAATCATTACAATGATCCATCCCAAG ttcATGTCGTCGACAATAATTACAATGATCCGTCTCAGG TTCATATCGTCGacaattattacaatgatCCAACTCAGG TTCATGTTGTGGACAATAATCCTCACG aaatactttTTCCAGGCCAATATAGGCCACGATCag TTGTAGAAGACTCTGCTTTCTACCGGCCGACGCAAAATG GTAACGGCGATCGCA ttGTTGAAGACCCAGGCTTCTACAGGCCCACACAGAATG GTAACAGCCACA tTGTCGAAGACTCGGCTTTTTACAGACCCACCTATGGAG GTAACCAGCACGGGC ctATCGATCCTGGATTCTACCGGCCCGGAAACCAAA ATAACTATGAACCCATCA GCAACGGCCCTGCCTTTGTTGAAGATGGAAGAAAACACT ATGACAACCCCAACCTACGCAGTGGAAAATGA
- the LOC111002652 gene encoding uncharacterized protein LOC111002652 isoform X6, translating into MRLLIVFTVAALACAQVFAAPQIHNNYNDPSQVHVVDNHYNDPSQVHVVDNNYNDPSQVHIVDNYYNDPTQVHVVDNNPHEILFPGQYRPRSVVEDSAFYRPTQNGNGDRIVEDPGFYRPTQNGNSHIVEDSAFYRPTYGGNQHGPIDPGFYRPGNQNNYEPISNGPAFVEDGRKHYDNPNLRSGK; encoded by the exons atgagattg CTAATTGTTTTCACTGTAGCGGCATTGGCCTGCGCTCAAG TTTTCGCAGCGCCTCAAA ttcataataattacaatgatCCATCCCAAG ttcATGTAGTTGACAATCATTACAATGATCCATCCCAAG tacaTGTAGTTGACAATAATTACAATGATCCGTCTCAAG TTCATATCGTCGacaattattacaatgatCCAACTCAGG TTCATGTTGTGGACAATAATCCTCACG aaatactttTTCCAGGCCAATATAGGCCACGATCag TTGTAGAAGACTCTGCTTTCTACCGGCCGACGCAAAATG GTAACGGCGATCGCA ttGTTGAAGACCCAGGCTTCTACAGGCCCACACAGAATG GTAACAGCCACA tTGTCGAAGACTCGGCTTTTTACAGACCCACCTATGGAG GTAACCAGCACGGGC ctATCGATCCTGGATTCTACCGGCCCGGAAACCAAA ATAACTATGAACCCATCA GCAACGGCCCTGCCTTTGTTGAAGATGGAAGAAAACACT ATGACAACCCCAACCTACGCAGTGGAAAATGA
- the LOC111002652 gene encoding uncharacterized protein LOC111002652 isoform X2 has translation MRLLIVFTVAALACAQVFAAPQIHNNYNDPSQVHVVDNHYNDPSQVHVVDNNYNDPSQVHVVDNNYNDPSQVHIVDNYYNDPTQVHVVDNNPHEILFPGQYRPRSVVEDSAFYRPTQNVVEDPGFYRPTQNGNSHIVEDSAFYRPTYGGNQHGPIDPGFYRPGNQNNYEPISNGPAFVEDGRKHYDNPNLRSGK, from the exons atgagattg CTAATTGTTTTCACTGTAGCGGCATTGGCCTGCGCTCAAG TTTTCGCAGCGCCTCAAA ttcataataattacaatgatCCATCCCAAG ttcATGTAGTTGACAATCATTACAATGATCCATCCCAAG tacaTGTAGTTGACAATAATTACAATGATCCGTCTCAAG ttcATGTCGTCGACAATAATTACAATGATCCGTCTCAGG TTCATATCGTCGacaattattacaatgatCCAACTCAGG TTCATGTTGTGGACAATAATCCTCACG aaatactttTTCCAGGCCAATATAGGCCACGATCag TTGTAGAAGACTCTGCTTTCTACCGGCCGACGCAAAATG ttGTTGAAGACCCAGGCTTCTACAGGCCCACACAGAATG GTAACAGCCACA tTGTCGAAGACTCGGCTTTTTACAGACCCACCTATGGAG GTAACCAGCACGGGC ctATCGATCCTGGATTCTACCGGCCCGGAAACCAAA ATAACTATGAACCCATCA GCAACGGCCCTGCCTTTGTTGAAGATGGAAGAAAACACT ATGACAACCCCAACCTACGCAGTGGAAAATGA
- the LOC111002652 gene encoding uncharacterized protein LOC111002652 isoform X11 translates to MRLLIVFTVAALACAQVFAAPQIHNNYNDPSQVHVVDNNYNDPSQVHIVDNYYNDPTQVHVVDNNPHEILFPGQYRPRSVVEDSAFYRPTQNGNGDRIVEDPGFYRPTQNGNSHIVEDSAFYRPTYGGNQHGPIDPGFYRPGNQNNYEPISNGPAFVEDGRKHYDNPNLRSGK, encoded by the exons atgagattg CTAATTGTTTTCACTGTAGCGGCATTGGCCTGCGCTCAAG TTTTCGCAGCGCCTCAAA ttcataataattacaatgatCCATCCCAAG ttcATGTCGTCGACAATAATTACAATGATCCGTCTCAGG TTCATATCGTCGacaattattacaatgatCCAACTCAGG TTCATGTTGTGGACAATAATCCTCACG aaatactttTTCCAGGCCAATATAGGCCACGATCag TTGTAGAAGACTCTGCTTTCTACCGGCCGACGCAAAATG GTAACGGCGATCGCA ttGTTGAAGACCCAGGCTTCTACAGGCCCACACAGAATG GTAACAGCCACA tTGTCGAAGACTCGGCTTTTTACAGACCCACCTATGGAG GTAACCAGCACGGGC ctATCGATCCTGGATTCTACCGGCCCGGAAACCAAA ATAACTATGAACCCATCA GCAACGGCCCTGCCTTTGTTGAAGATGGAAGAAAACACT ATGACAACCCCAACCTACGCAGTGGAAAATGA
- the LOC111002652 gene encoding uncharacterized protein LOC111002652 isoform X8, which translates to MRLLIVFTVAALACAQVFAAPQIHVVDNNYNDPSQVHVVDNNYNDPSQVHIVDNYYNDPTQVHVVDNNPHEILFPGQYRPRSVVEDSAFYRPTQNGNGDRIVEDPGFYRPTQNGNSHIVEDSAFYRPTYGGNQHGPIDPGFYRPGNQNNYEPISNGPAFVEDGRKHYDNPNLRSGK; encoded by the exons atgagattg CTAATTGTTTTCACTGTAGCGGCATTGGCCTGCGCTCAAG TTTTCGCAGCGCCTCAAA tacaTGTAGTTGACAATAATTACAATGATCCGTCTCAAG ttcATGTCGTCGACAATAATTACAATGATCCGTCTCAGG TTCATATCGTCGacaattattacaatgatCCAACTCAGG TTCATGTTGTGGACAATAATCCTCACG aaatactttTTCCAGGCCAATATAGGCCACGATCag TTGTAGAAGACTCTGCTTTCTACCGGCCGACGCAAAATG GTAACGGCGATCGCA ttGTTGAAGACCCAGGCTTCTACAGGCCCACACAGAATG GTAACAGCCACA tTGTCGAAGACTCGGCTTTTTACAGACCCACCTATGGAG GTAACCAGCACGGGC ctATCGATCCTGGATTCTACCGGCCCGGAAACCAAA ATAACTATGAACCCATCA GCAACGGCCCTGCCTTTGTTGAAGATGGAAGAAAACACT ATGACAACCCCAACCTACGCAGTGGAAAATGA
- the LOC111002652 gene encoding uncharacterized protein LOC111002652 isoform X9, with product MRLLIVFTVAALACAQVFAAPQIHNNYNDPSQVHVVDNHYNDPSQVHVVDNNYNDPSQVHIVDNYYNDPTQVHVVDNNPHVVEDSAFYRPTQNGNGDRIVEDPGFYRPTQNGNSHIVEDSAFYRPTYGGNQHGPIDPGFYRPGNQNNYEPISNGPAFVEDGRKHYDNPNLRSGK from the exons atgagattg CTAATTGTTTTCACTGTAGCGGCATTGGCCTGCGCTCAAG TTTTCGCAGCGCCTCAAA ttcataataattacaatgatCCATCCCAAG ttcATGTAGTTGACAATCATTACAATGATCCATCCCAAG tacaTGTAGTTGACAATAATTACAATGATCCGTCTCAAG TTCATATCGTCGacaattattacaatgatCCAACTCAGG TTCATGTTGTGGACAATAATCCTCACG TTGTAGAAGACTCTGCTTTCTACCGGCCGACGCAAAATG GTAACGGCGATCGCA ttGTTGAAGACCCAGGCTTCTACAGGCCCACACAGAATG GTAACAGCCACA tTGTCGAAGACTCGGCTTTTTACAGACCCACCTATGGAG GTAACCAGCACGGGC ctATCGATCCTGGATTCTACCGGCCCGGAAACCAAA ATAACTATGAACCCATCA GCAACGGCCCTGCCTTTGTTGAAGATGGAAGAAAACACT ATGACAACCCCAACCTACGCAGTGGAAAATGA
- the LOC111002665 gene encoding glycine, alanine and asparagine-rich protein-like — protein sequence MSRLTILFVFAVAYEVLGETVTKDKPAADSKTAQTGYISPAILPAPIHGGIGYGHGLGGAGLAGLGLGGAGLGGAGLAGAGLVLGPGSSAPLNNAGAVSAAQLSAIQNAQAVQAAQIGNAAAAGIQSARVTEVAARAGQASAIQNAQALDATRIANVQRAQAAALENARAAEAARRAAAASAWELSRAIEAERVANAARVQAVAIANTRAMEAARIANAARAQAAAVVSTANQAQAVADNVARQDGLLLGGGGLGVGYAGGLGGAAVVAAAPVAVAAPAYGGLGYGHGYGHGYGR from the exons ATGTCTCGACTTACG atTCTCTTTGTCTTCGCTGTGGCGTATGAAGTACTCGGAGAAA CTGTGACAAAAGACAAGCCCGCTGCGGACTCTAAAACCGCACAAACCGGATACATCTCTCCTGCTATCTTACCTGCGCCTATCCACGGTGGAATCGGCTATGGACACGGTCTAGGCGGCGCTGGACTTGCCGGATTGGGTCTCGGAGGAGCAGGTCTCGGAGGAGCGGGTCTCGCGGGAGCCGGACTCGTCCTAGGTCCGGGATCGTCTGCCCCGCTTAACAACGCCGGTGCAGTGAGCGCAGCTCAACTCAGCGCCATCCAAAACGCTCAAGCCGTCCAAGCAGCTCAGATCGGAAACGCCGCCGCCGCCGGTATTCAGAGCGCGCGTGTCACAGAAGTAGCCGCAAGAGCCGGACAAGCCAGTGCCATCCAAAACGCTCAGGCTTTGGACGCCACCCGCATCGCTAACGTGCAAAGAGCCCAGGCCGCCGCCTTAGAGAACGCGAGAGCCGCGGAGGCGGCCAGACGCGCCGCCGCCGCCAGCGCCTGGGAACTGTCCCGTGCTATCGAAGCCGAACGCGTCGCTAACGCAGCCCGCGTCCAAGCCGTGGCAATAGCTAACACCCGTGCCATGGAAGCAGCTCGTATTGCCAACGCAGCCAGAGCTCAAGCCGCAGCCGTCGTGAGCACTGCCAACCAGGCGCAAGCCGTAGCTGACAACGTGGCGAGACAAGACGGCCTCTTGCTCGGCGGCGGTGGACTCGGCGTGGGCTACGCCGGCGGCCTCGGTGGTGCCGCAGTCGTGGCTGCAGCCCCGGTGGCGGTGGCGGCTCCGGCCTATGGTGGCTTGGGATACGGACATGGCTACGGACACGGCTACGGACGCTAA
- the LOC111002652 gene encoding uncharacterized protein LOC111002652 isoform X12 — translation MRLLIVFTVAALACAQVFAAPQIHNNYNDPSQVHVVDNNYNDPSQVHIVDNYYNDPTQVHVVDNNPHVVEDSAFYRPTQNGNGDRIVEDPGFYRPTQNGNSHIVEDSAFYRPTYGGNQHGPIDPGFYRPGNQNNYEPISNGPAFVEDGRKHYDNPNLRSGK, via the exons atgagattg CTAATTGTTTTCACTGTAGCGGCATTGGCCTGCGCTCAAG TTTTCGCAGCGCCTCAAA ttcataataattacaatgatCCATCCCAAG tacaTGTAGTTGACAATAATTACAATGATCCGTCTCAAG TTCATATCGTCGacaattattacaatgatCCAACTCAGG TTCATGTTGTGGACAATAATCCTCACG TTGTAGAAGACTCTGCTTTCTACCGGCCGACGCAAAATG GTAACGGCGATCGCA ttGTTGAAGACCCAGGCTTCTACAGGCCCACACAGAATG GTAACAGCCACA tTGTCGAAGACTCGGCTTTTTACAGACCCACCTATGGAG GTAACCAGCACGGGC ctATCGATCCTGGATTCTACCGGCCCGGAAACCAAA ATAACTATGAACCCATCA GCAACGGCCCTGCCTTTGTTGAAGATGGAAGAAAACACT ATGACAACCCCAACCTACGCAGTGGAAAATGA
- the LOC111002652 gene encoding uncharacterized protein LOC111002652 isoform X3 has translation MRLLIVFTVAALACAQVFAAPQIHNNYNDPSQVHVVDNHYNDPSQVHVVDNNYNDPSQVHVVDNNYNDPSQVHIVDNYYNDPTQVHVVDNNPHVVEDSAFYRPTQNGNGDRIVEDPGFYRPTQNGNSHIVEDSAFYRPTYGGNQHGPIDPGFYRPGNQNNYEPISNGPAFVEDGRKHYDNPNLRSGK, from the exons atgagattg CTAATTGTTTTCACTGTAGCGGCATTGGCCTGCGCTCAAG TTTTCGCAGCGCCTCAAA ttcataataattacaatgatCCATCCCAAG ttcATGTAGTTGACAATCATTACAATGATCCATCCCAAG tacaTGTAGTTGACAATAATTACAATGATCCGTCTCAAG ttcATGTCGTCGACAATAATTACAATGATCCGTCTCAGG TTCATATCGTCGacaattattacaatgatCCAACTCAGG TTCATGTTGTGGACAATAATCCTCACG TTGTAGAAGACTCTGCTTTCTACCGGCCGACGCAAAATG GTAACGGCGATCGCA ttGTTGAAGACCCAGGCTTCTACAGGCCCACACAGAATG GTAACAGCCACA tTGTCGAAGACTCGGCTTTTTACAGACCCACCTATGGAG GTAACCAGCACGGGC ctATCGATCCTGGATTCTACCGGCCCGGAAACCAAA ATAACTATGAACCCATCA GCAACGGCCCTGCCTTTGTTGAAGATGGAAGAAAACACT ATGACAACCCCAACCTACGCAGTGGAAAATGA